From the Alkalibacter rhizosphaerae genome, one window contains:
- a CDS encoding ABC transporter substrate-binding protein: protein MKKAVSVLIVGMLILGLFAGCSDDGATDKGSGEKIYRIGVVQPMDHPSLNQIRDTIEEELNDLGYEGKVELVFENANGDMSLLPTIMQELINSQVDMIVPIATPSAQAAAATTETIPIVFSAVSNPVEAGLVTSFENTDKNITGVSNSIAIEDIFELAGVLTPEVETFGFIYNSSEINSSVGIERAKAYCEANGIPYREATITGTADLQQVASSLVGSVDAFFTPNDNTVASAMATYMQVAMEAKIPTYVGADSMVADGGLATVGIDYTVLGRQTAAMIARIMDGEDINENPVEQIAEYANMINVKTAEALGVTIPESLKEDFVLIGE, encoded by the coding sequence ATGAAAAAAGCGGTATCTGTTCTTATTGTTGGCATGTTGATCTTGGGGTTGTTTGCAGGTTGTTCCGATGACGGAGCAACGGATAAAGGCAGCGGGGAGAAAATATATCGGATCGGGGTGGTCCAACCCATGGATCATCCATCCCTGAACCAGATCCGTGATACGATCGAGGAAGAATTGAATGACCTTGGGTATGAAGGCAAGGTGGAACTGGTCTTTGAAAATGCAAACGGGGACATGAGCTTGCTGCCCACCATCATGCAGGAGTTGATCAACAGCCAAGTCGACATGATCGTGCCTATCGCAACGCCTTCCGCACAGGCAGCGGCGGCAACGACGGAAACCATTCCCATCGTATTTTCGGCAGTCAGCAACCCGGTGGAGGCAGGGTTGGTCACATCCTTTGAAAATACGGACAAGAATATCACCGGAGTATCCAATTCCATCGCCATTGAAGATATTTTTGAATTGGCTGGGGTGTTGACTCCGGAAGTGGAAACATTTGGATTCATCTACAACAGTAGCGAGATCAACTCTTCCGTGGGGATCGAACGGGCAAAAGCGTATTGCGAGGCCAATGGGATCCCCTATCGGGAAGCCACCATCACCGGTACGGCGGATCTTCAACAAGTGGCCTCTTCCCTGGTGGGCAGTGTAGATGCATTTTTCACTCCCAACGACAATACGGTGGCCAGTGCCATGGCGACCTACATGCAGGTGGCCATGGAAGCGAAGATCCCAACCTATGTAGGTGCAGATTCCATGGTTGCAGACGGGGGCCTGGCGACAGTGGGCATCGACTATACCGTATTGGGACGACAAACGGCTGCCATGATTGCAAGGATCATGGACGGTGAGGACATCAATGAAAACCCGGTGGAGCAGATCGCGGAATACGCCAACATGATCAATGTAAAAACGGCGGAAGCTCTGGGAGTGACCATACCGGAATCGTTAAAAGAAGATTTCGTCTTGATCGGCGAGTAG
- a CDS encoding alpha/beta hydrolase, protein MERTNMDNIDTKLYGNKHLDIAYGNHADQKMDLYLPENGTGPYPVLIFLHGGAFMFGDKQDFQVRPFLKGLERGYGVISANYRLAVETKYPEPLFDVKAVVAWVKEKGREFGLDGQRIALVGESAGAYYAVMAAATQNRREFDGSNPPDTVVQAVVDLYGPTDFTMMKPHFEESDVKPLGLDDLGDLSPEEVLLGASYEQILGLFRFSNPILYVDENMPPILIQHGKMDGVVPYQQSTILAEAIKKQGGKNEVTLELFDEFEHADPAFETDEKIDRIFRFLDKHLK, encoded by the coding sequence CAAAACTGTATGGCAACAAACATTTGGACATTGCCTATGGCAACCATGCGGATCAAAAGATGGACCTGTATTTACCGGAGAATGGAACTGGACCTTATCCAGTCCTCATTTTTCTGCATGGAGGGGCCTTCATGTTTGGAGACAAGCAGGATTTTCAGGTTCGACCCTTTTTAAAGGGATTGGAACGAGGGTATGGAGTGATCAGCGCAAATTATCGTCTGGCCGTAGAAACCAAGTATCCGGAACCACTGTTCGATGTGAAAGCGGTAGTGGCCTGGGTCAAGGAGAAAGGGAGAGAGTTCGGGCTGGATGGCCAGCGGATCGCCTTAGTGGGAGAATCGGCAGGTGCTTATTATGCAGTGATGGCTGCAGCCACCCAGAATCGCAGGGAATTTGACGGATCCAACCCGCCGGATACGGTAGTCCAAGCCGTCGTTGATTTGTATGGACCCACGGATTTTACCATGATGAAGCCCCATTTCGAGGAAAGCGACGTAAAACCGCTGGGTTTGGACGATCTGGGGGACCTGTCGCCGGAAGAAGTGCTGTTGGGGGCTTCCTATGAGCAGATATTGGGCCTGTTCCGCTTTTCCAATCCGATCCTTTATGTGGATGAGAACATGCCTCCCATCCTGATCCAACATGGGAAAATGGATGGAGTGGTACCCTACCAGCAGTCCACGATCCTTGCGGAGGCCATCAAGAAACAAGGCGGCAAAAATGAAGTGACATTGGAGTTGTTTGATGAGTTCGAACATGCAGATCCTGCATTTGAAACGGATGAAAAAATAGACCGAATTTTTCGGTTTTTAGACAAGCATCTCAAATAA